A stretch of the Thiocystis violascens DSM 198 genome encodes the following:
- a CDS encoding M48 family metallopeptidase: protein MTTDRHQFSVAGIQVEVVRKDIKNLHLGVYPPHGRVRVAVPLVVSDDAVRLAVLDKLSWIKRHQARFAEQPRQSPREMIGGETHYVLGSPYRLQVHIQDRPARIALRGLDRLDLFVRPDTTAEQREAILWRWHRERLRELIPPLLAQWQPVLGVQAADWGIKKMKTRWGSCNVTARRVWFNLELAKKPVRCLEYIVVHELMHLLERHHNERFTALMDAHLPTWRQSREILNSLPLGHEEWSE, encoded by the coding sequence ATGACTACTGACAGGCACCAATTCAGCGTGGCCGGCATCCAGGTCGAAGTCGTGCGGAAGGACATCAAGAACCTGCATCTGGGGGTCTATCCGCCCCATGGGCGGGTGCGGGTGGCCGTACCGCTGGTGGTGAGCGATGACGCCGTGCGGCTGGCGGTGTTGGATAAGCTGAGTTGGATCAAGCGGCATCAGGCCAGGTTTGCCGAACAACCGCGTCAATCGCCACGCGAGATGATCGGCGGGGAGACGCATTACGTCCTGGGAAGCCCTTATCGGTTGCAGGTCCACATCCAGGACCGACCGGCCCGGATCGCCCTGCGCGGTCTGGATCGGCTGGATCTGTTCGTGCGCCCCGACACCACGGCGGAACAGCGGGAGGCCATCCTGTGGCGCTGGCATCGTGAGCGACTGCGCGAGCTGATCCCGCCGTTACTGGCGCAATGGCAGCCGGTCCTGGGCGTACAGGCGGCCGACTGGGGCATCAAGAAGATGAAAACCCGCTGGGGAAGCTGCAACGTCACGGCGCGGAGGGTCTGGTTCAATCTGGAACTGGCCAAGAAGCCGGTACGATGCCTGGAATACATCGTGGTACATGAACTCATGCACCTGCTGGAACGCCACCACAATGAGCGGTTCACGGCGCTGATGGATGCCCACCTGCCGACGTGGCGGCAGTCGCGGGAGATCTTGAACAGCCTGCCGCTGGGGCATGAGGAGTGGAGCGAGTGA
- a CDS encoding RtcB family protein has product MMTLVLAALARHLPVFAVTTEVVDCHHNYVEREHHYGADVWVTRKGAIRARAGDLGIIPGSMGARSYIVRGLGNPDSFCSSAHGAGRRMSRTAAEKQFTAADLAAQTAGVICRKDKGVLDEIPGAYKDIDQVMANQADLVEVVHTLKQVVCVKG; this is encoded by the coding sequence ATGATGACGTTGGTGCTCGCCGCGCTGGCCCGGCATCTGCCGGTCTTTGCGGTGACGACGGAGGTGGTCGACTGCCATCACAACTATGTCGAGCGCGAGCATCATTACGGCGCGGATGTCTGGGTGACCCGCAAGGGCGCGATCCGGGCACGCGCCGGCGATCTGGGCATCATCCCCGGCAGCATGGGGGCGCGCAGCTACATCGTGCGCGGTCTGGGCAACCCGGACAGCTTCTGTTCCAGTGCCCACGGCGCCGGGCGGCGCATGAGCCGCACCGCCGCCGAGAAGCAGTTCACCGCGGCGGACCTCGCGGCGCAGACGGCGGGCGTCATCTGTCGGAAGGACAAGGGCGTGCTCGACGAGATTCCCGGCGCCTACAAGGACATCGATCAAGTCATGGCCAATCAGGCGGATCTCGTCGAGGTGGTGCATACCCTCAAGCAGGTGGTGTGTGTGAAGGGGTGA
- a CDS encoding IS1182-like element ISTvi2 family transposase has product MADDLQPGLFDGVPDLLAQAEQRQAPPPGVARVRWPNRTQRELRPSDLDSLLPEEHRARVVWAWVEQADLSRMYADIRAVEGGSGRTAIAPEILFALWLYATLDGVGTARSVARLTQAHDAYRWICGGVQVNHHTLSDFRSAHGETFEAVLTDSVAALMAVGAVTLKRVAQDGVRIRASAGAASFRRGETLERCLEEARAQVAALKQQAEENSGARTRRQQAARERAARERRERIEQALERLPELAEIKAKQGKPREQARASTTDAEATVMKMGDGGFRPAYNGQYATDTASQVVVGVAAVTVGTDMAQLLPMIEQVEERCGQSPDEWLVDGGYPAHDQLDRAGAHTLVYAPVPKPKDAATDPHVAKDGDSAAVGAWRERMGTDAAKAIYKKRAATAECVNAQARERGLTRLRVRGAAKVRCVLLLHALAHNLMRTLALAPSLLGDGKGASSGTTVTA; this is encoded by the coding sequence ATGGCGGATGATCTCCAACCTGGCCTGTTCGACGGCGTCCCGGACCTGCTGGCCCAGGCCGAGCAGCGTCAGGCGCCGCCCCCCGGGGTGGCGCGGGTGCGCTGGCCCAACCGGACGCAACGGGAACTGCGCCCGAGCGACCTGGACTCGCTGCTGCCCGAAGAGCACCGGGCGCGGGTTGTCTGGGCCTGGGTGGAACAGGCCGACTTGAGCCGGATGTACGCCGACATCCGCGCGGTGGAAGGCGGCAGTGGGCGCACCGCGATCGCCCCGGAGATCCTGTTCGCCCTGTGGCTCTATGCCACGCTCGATGGGGTGGGCACGGCGCGAAGCGTGGCGCGCCTGACCCAAGCGCATGATGCCTATCGCTGGATCTGCGGCGGCGTGCAGGTCAACCATCACACTCTGTCGGATTTCCGCAGCGCCCATGGCGAGACGTTCGAGGCGGTGCTGACCGACAGTGTCGCGGCCCTGATGGCGGTGGGGGCCGTGACCCTCAAGCGGGTCGCACAGGACGGCGTGCGCATCCGCGCCAGTGCCGGCGCGGCCTCGTTTCGGCGCGGTGAGACGCTGGAGCGGTGCCTGGAAGAGGCGCGGGCGCAGGTTGCCGCCCTCAAGCAGCAGGCCGAAGAGAACTCCGGGGCGCGGACCCGGCGCCAACAGGCGGCGCGCGAGCGGGCCGCGCGGGAGCGCCGGGAGCGCATCGAGCAGGCGCTGGAGCGGTTGCCCGAACTGGCCGAGATCAAGGCCAAGCAAGGCAAGCCGCGCGAGCAGGCGCGGGCCTCCACCACCGATGCCGAAGCCACGGTCATGAAGATGGGCGACGGGGGCTTCCGTCCCGCCTACAACGGTCAATACGCCACCGACACCGCCAGCCAAGTCGTCGTCGGTGTCGCGGCGGTTACCGTCGGCACCGACATGGCGCAACTCCTACCCATGATCGAGCAGGTCGAGGAGCGTTGCGGACAGAGCCCCGATGAGTGGCTGGTCGACGGTGGCTATCCGGCCCATGACCAATTGGATCGCGCCGGCGCGCACACCTTAGTCTACGCTCCGGTGCCCAAACCGAAAGATGCCGCCACCGACCCGCATGTCGCCAAGGACGGCGACAGCGCCGCCGTCGGCGCCTGGCGTGAACGCATGGGAACGGACGCGGCCAAGGCGATCTACAAAAAGCGGGCAGCCACCGCCGAATGCGTCAACGCCCAGGCGCGCGAACGCGGCCTGACCCGACTGCGGGTGCGTGGTGCCGCCAAAGTCCGCTGTGTGCTCCTGCTGCATGCCCTCGCCCACAATCTCATGCGTACACTCGCCTTGGCGCCGAGTCTGCTGGGCGACGGGAAAGGCGCGTCTAGCGGAACCACAGTAACCGCATAA